In one window of Chryseobacterium viscerum DNA:
- the recA gene encoding recombinase RecA, with amino-acid sequence MSNIDDKKKALALVLDKLDKTYGKGTVMTLGDQSIDNTIEVIPSGSLGLDIALGIGGYPKGRIIEIYGPESSGKTTLTLHAIAEAQKAGGIAAFIDAEHAFDRTYAAKLGIDLENLIISQPDNGEQALEIADNLIRSGAIDIVVIDSVAALTPKAEIEGEMGDSKMGLHARLMSQALRKLTATISRTKCTVIFINQLREKIGVMFGNPETTTGGNALKFYASVRIDIRKASAPIKQGDEAIGSRVKVKIVKNKVAPPFKQAEFDIMYGEGVSKVGEILDTAVDMGIVKKSGSWFSYEETKLGQGRDAVKDVLKDNPDLSEELENKIKEEMKNK; translated from the coding sequence ATGAGTAACATTGATGATAAGAAAAAAGCACTTGCTTTAGTGCTTGACAAATTAGATAAAACATACGGAAAAGGAACTGTAATGACTTTAGGTGATCAATCTATAGACAATACAATAGAAGTAATTCCTTCCGGTTCTTTAGGATTAGATATTGCTTTAGGTATAGGTGGATATCCAAAAGGAAGAATCATTGAAATATATGGTCCTGAATCTTCAGGTAAAACAACTTTGACCCTTCATGCTATTGCTGAGGCTCAAAAAGCAGGTGGTATTGCTGCATTCATTGATGCAGAGCACGCTTTCGACAGAACTTATGCTGCGAAATTAGGAATTGATCTTGAAAACCTGATCATTTCTCAGCCGGACAATGGTGAGCAGGCTTTAGAAATTGCTGATAACCTTATCCGTTCCGGAGCTATTGATATCGTTGTAATTGACTCCGTAGCGGCTCTTACACCAAAAGCAGAGATCGAAGGGGAAATGGGAGATTCCAAAATGGGACTTCACGCAAGATTAATGTCTCAGGCATTAAGAAAATTGACTGCTACTATTTCAAGAACAAAATGTACAGTAATCTTCATCAACCAGTTGAGAGAAAAGATCGGTGTAATGTTCGGAAACCCTGAAACAACTACCGGAGGTAATGCTCTTAAGTTCTATGCTTCTGTAAGAATTGATATCAGAAAAGCAAGTGCACCTATCAAGCAAGGTGACGAAGCTATCGGTAGCCGTGTGAAAGTGAAAATTGTGAAAAACAAAGTAGCACCTCCTTTCAAGCAAGCAGAATTCGATATCATGTATGGAGAAGGAGTTTCTAAAGTTGGTGAAATTCTTGATACTGCCGTAGATATGGGAATTGTGAAGAAAAGCGGATCTTGGTTCAGCTACGAAGAGACTAAACTTGGTCAGGGACGTGATGCTGTAAAAGATGTTTTAAAAGATAATCCTGATCTTTCCGAAGAATTGGAAAACAAGATCAAAGAGGAAATGAAAAACAAATAA
- a CDS encoding oxygenase MpaB family protein: protein MIQPRFKDAPHFRDFWESGNGKLLIEFSGAEVSFEKFEKFAPFFHHVDETGDEVVRDVYFTKKFHEASREIEQYIRNGVSETDSVPESVKKMFSQTQKVPEWLDYNLLKSGAELCMRSNLDSLISLRDYCLIGGYDYAYLNKPLIVTEALKKGAVKRLSETLDFWVNATRYNALKIHAKGYEFAIKTRLIHSYARLSIKKHYQGWDTENWGEPINSWDMMATYIGFSLVFLHSLQKLGNSFSIEEEQGIFHLWKYVGYLLGIPEQLLPDNKKQATEYFYLWTSVQPPSDKDSVLLAHSLLNESLENPILKFEFQRKNLKYLHVCCTWFLLDDEICKRLQIPEVPYKNLFPKSKILFNKVYDKLVSRDARIQRGNKDQMKVLEDYLTITKNSNFH from the coding sequence ATGATACAACCACGATTTAAAGACGCTCCTCATTTCAGAGATTTCTGGGAAAGTGGAAACGGAAAACTACTTATTGAATTTTCCGGAGCGGAAGTGAGTTTTGAAAAATTTGAAAAATTCGCTCCTTTTTTTCATCATGTGGATGAGACGGGTGATGAGGTTGTAAGAGATGTTTATTTTACTAAAAAATTTCATGAGGCATCCAGGGAAATTGAGCAGTACATCAGAAATGGAGTTTCGGAAACAGATTCAGTTCCTGAAAGTGTAAAAAAAATGTTCAGTCAAACCCAGAAAGTTCCCGAATGGCTGGATTATAATTTACTCAAAAGCGGTGCCGAACTCTGTATGAGAAGCAACCTTGATTCTTTGATCTCCCTGAGAGATTATTGCCTGATCGGCGGTTATGATTATGCTTACCTTAACAAACCTCTTATTGTAACAGAGGCATTAAAAAAGGGTGCTGTAAAACGACTTTCTGAAACATTGGATTTTTGGGTGAATGCTACCCGATACAACGCGCTGAAAATTCATGCAAAAGGGTATGAATTTGCTATAAAAACCCGCCTGATCCATTCTTATGCGAGACTTTCCATAAAAAAACATTATCAAGGCTGGGATACCGAAAACTGGGGTGAGCCTATCAATTCATGGGATATGATGGCAACATACATCGGTTTTAGTCTTGTCTTTCTTCACAGTCTTCAAAAATTGGGAAATAGTTTTTCCATTGAGGAAGAACAAGGAATATTTCATTTGTGGAAATACGTAGGTTATCTTTTAGGTATTCCGGAACAGCTTCTTCCTGATAACAAAAAACAAGCTACTGAATATTTTTACTTATGGACTTCCGTTCAGCCTCCTTCTGATAAAGATTCTGTACTCCTTGCCCACTCTCTACTGAACGAGTCACTGGAAAATCCTATATTAAAATTTGAATTCCAAAGGAAAAATTTAAAATATCTGCACGTCTGCTGCACCTGGTTTCTGTTGGATGATGAAATTTGTAAAAGATTACAAATTCCGGAAGTTCCTTACAAGAATTTGTTTCCAAAATCAAAGATACTTTTCAACAAAGTATATGATAAACTTGTCAGTCGGGATGCCAGAATACAAAGAGGAAACAAAGATCAGATGAAAGTACTGGAAGATTATCTTACTATTACTAAGAATTCAAATTTTCATTAG
- a CDS encoding response regulator transcription factor — protein sequence MEKKHLTHAKKPHPLTKIWNDYPEILQNDNRILPAPAIEHLIGEIFAPGKFYYYVINFADSTICNHHEDILKIHGLSKYPVHLKEIIDLIHPDDIEFVMEAERMSIEKIKEIDGFDYQQELKTSYCFRMRTSKGNYELFHHQALHTYKDENGRLLQAVNIHTNIEHITHQNSYVVLVCGTNGRDDFHQMQWMEHSKPHESTPVIFTKREVEIINCIAKGYSTGEISDLLNISEETVRTHRKNILRKSDCRNSSELIKKTFEWGYL from the coding sequence ATGGAGAAAAAACATCTGACTCATGCAAAAAAACCGCATCCCCTCACCAAAATCTGGAATGACTATCCTGAAATTTTACAGAATGACAACAGAATACTACCCGCTCCCGCCATTGAACATCTTATAGGAGAAATCTTCGCACCGGGAAAGTTCTATTATTATGTCATTAATTTCGCAGACAGTACCATCTGTAATCACCATGAAGACATTCTGAAAATACATGGCCTCAGTAAATATCCCGTACACCTGAAAGAAATTATAGACCTCATCCACCCCGATGACATTGAGTTTGTCATGGAAGCCGAAAGAATGTCAATAGAAAAAATAAAAGAAATTGACGGCTTTGATTATCAGCAGGAACTGAAAACCAGCTATTGTTTCAGGATGAGAACTTCAAAAGGGAATTATGAATTATTCCATCATCAGGCTTTACACACGTATAAAGATGAAAACGGCAGACTTTTGCAGGCTGTTAACATCCATACAAATATTGAACATATCACTCATCAAAATTCCTATGTAGTGCTAGTCTGCGGAACTAACGGCCGGGATGATTTTCATCAGATGCAATGGATGGAACATAGCAAACCTCATGAATCTACCCCTGTAATCTTCACCAAAAGAGAGGTCGAGATTATCAACTGTATCGCAAAAGGCTATTCCACAGGAGAAATATCAGATCTGCTGAATATTTCAGAGGAAACCGTACGTACCCACAGGAAAAACATTTTAAGGAAATCCGATTGCAGAAACAGCTCTGAACTGATCAAAAAAACTTTTGAATGGGGATATCTATAG
- the gap gene encoding type I glyceraldehyde-3-phosphate dehydrogenase → MSTIKVGINGFGRIGRLVFRAMTERDNIEVVGINDLINAEYMAYMLKYDSVHGIFPGEVSVEGNDLVVNGKRIRVTAERDPNNLKWNEIGADYIVESTGLFLSKDTAQAHINAGAKKVILSAPSKDDTPMFVMGVNHKELTDDIKILSNASCTTNCLAPLAKVIHDNFGIVEGLMTTVHATTATQKTVDGPSVKDWRGGRAALNNIIPSSTGAAKAVGKVIPSLNGKLTGMSFRVPTVDVSVVDLTVRIDKAASYEEICSVIKAASEGELKGILGYTEDAVVSQDFVGDKRTSIFDKDAGIMLSPNFVKLVSWYDNEMGYSNKLVDMLVHAASL, encoded by the coding sequence ATGTCAACAATTAAAGTAGGTATCAACGGTTTTGGTAGAATTGGACGTCTTGTTTTCAGAGCAATGACTGAAAGAGACAACATTGAAGTTGTAGGAATCAATGACCTTATTAATGCAGAATACATGGCTTACATGTTAAAATATGACTCTGTACACGGTATTTTCCCAGGTGAAGTTTCTGTAGAAGGAAACGATCTTGTAGTAAACGGGAAAAGAATAAGAGTAACTGCTGAAAGAGATCCTAACAACCTAAAGTGGAATGAAATTGGTGCTGACTATATCGTAGAATCTACAGGTCTTTTCTTATCTAAAGATACTGCTCAGGCTCACATCAACGCTGGTGCAAAGAAAGTAATCCTTTCTGCTCCTTCTAAAGATGATACTCCAATGTTCGTAATGGGGGTAAACCACAAGGAACTTACTGATGATATCAAAATTTTATCAAACGCTTCTTGTACTACAAACTGTTTAGCTCCTTTAGCTAAAGTGATCCACGATAACTTCGGAATTGTAGAAGGTTTAATGACAACTGTACACGCTACAACAGCTACTCAGAAAACTGTTGACGGTCCTTCAGTAAAAGACTGGAGAGGTGGTAGAGCTGCTCTGAACAACATCATCCCTTCTTCTACAGGTGCTGCTAAAGCGGTAGGAAAAGTAATCCCTTCTTTGAACGGAAAACTTACAGGTATGTCTTTCAGAGTACCAACTGTTGACGTTTCTGTAGTAGATTTAACAGTAAGAATTGATAAAGCTGCTTCTTATGAAGAAATCTGTTCAGTAATCAAAGCTGCTTCTGAAGGTGAATTGAAAGGTATCCTTGGATATACTGAAGATGCAGTAGTATCTCAGGATTTCGTAGGAGATAAGAGAACTTCTATCTTCGACAAAGATGCTGGTATCATGCTTTCTCCAAACTTCGTGAAACTTGTTTCTTGGTATGACAACGAAATGGGTTACTCTAACAAGTTAGTAGATATGCTTGTACACGCTGCTTCTTTATAA
- the pfkA gene encoding 6-phosphofructokinase: MKESVVKKIAVLTSGGDSPGMNAALRAVVRTANYYNIECYGVREGYNGLINNDFLKMGARSVKNIINQGGTILKSARSAEFRTKEGRQKAYDNCVKLGIDGLVCIGGDGTFTGAKIFNEEFGIRVIGIPGTIDNDIFGTDNTIGYDTALNTAMDAIDKIRDTATSHNRVFFVEVMGRDAGFIALNSGLATGALDILIPEKKDSIDELFAKFRDAEKTGKASSIVVVAEGEKLANVYELAEKTKQTFPDYDIRVAILGHMQRGGSPSCADRVLASRLGYGAVTGLMEGQTNVMAGMRSNDLTYTPIEEAIKKHNEINEDLLLISKILAI, from the coding sequence ATGAAAGAGAGTGTTGTAAAAAAAATTGCAGTTCTTACTTCAGGAGGTGACTCTCCGGGTATGAATGCAGCGTTAAGAGCGGTAGTAAGAACCGCCAATTACTATAATATCGAATGCTACGGGGTGAGAGAAGGCTACAACGGTCTTATCAACAATGATTTCCTGAAAATGGGAGCCCGTTCCGTAAAAAATATAATCAATCAGGGTGGAACCATTCTAAAGTCTGCCAGATCCGCTGAATTCAGAACAAAAGAAGGCCGTCAGAAGGCTTACGACAACTGTGTAAAACTTGGAATAGACGGATTGGTATGTATTGGAGGTGACGGAACTTTTACCGGTGCAAAAATCTTTAATGAAGAATTCGGAATCAGAGTAATCGGTATCCCGGGAACAATCGACAACGATATTTTCGGAACTGATAACACCATCGGGTATGATACTGCATTGAATACTGCAATGGATGCCATTGATAAAATCCGTGACACGGCAACTTCTCACAACAGAGTTTTCTTTGTGGAGGTAATGGGGCGTGATGCAGGTTTTATTGCTTTAAACAGTGGATTGGCAACAGGAGCTCTGGATATTTTAATTCCTGAGAAAAAAGACAGTATTGATGAACTTTTCGCGAAATTCAGAGATGCTGAAAAAACAGGAAAGGCATCAAGCATTGTGGTGGTTGCAGAAGGTGAAAAACTAGCCAATGTGTATGAACTTGCCGAAAAAACAAAGCAGACATTCCCTGATTATGACATTCGTGTAGCCATTTTGGGACACATGCAGAGAGGAGGTTCTCCAAGCTGTGCAGACAGAGTTTTGGCAAGCAGACTGGGTTACGGTGCTGTAACAGGATTAATGGAAGGACAAACCAATGTAATGGCCGGAATGCGTTCCAATGATCTGACGTATACGCCGATTGAAGAAGCCATTAAAAAACATAACGAAATCAATGAAGATCTTTTACTGATTTCAAAAATTTTAGCAATCTAA
- a CDS encoding DUF4846 domain-containing protein yields MKKIITGIAAFLILTNCTKEKLSDCLLPEPDKNEHLITENALKIHKNKNTIRERFSPPEGYEWSEENPDSFGYFIENFKLKPYGSQILKYDATPISAQHLHEAIFDIDTGNKDLQQCADAAIRMRAEYLYKTKKFDEIKFHFTSGNLLSWNDYKNGTRAFVNGNSVSFRKTAAFDDSYQSFRNYLDLIFNYAGTISLNKETKPVTKNSDLKTGDILITPGSPGHIVFISGVCRNKEGKRLFLLSEGFTPAQSIHVLSNPFNPYFTPWYDLDTDAQETKTARYFFKPTNFRSF; encoded by the coding sequence ATGAAAAAGATTATCACCGGAATCGCAGCATTTTTAATTCTCACAAACTGTACAAAAGAAAAATTATCAGACTGCTTACTGCCTGAGCCGGATAAAAATGAACATTTAATTACAGAAAACGCTCTAAAAATCCATAAGAATAAAAATACGATCCGTGAAAGATTTTCTCCTCCGGAAGGCTATGAATGGAGTGAAGAAAATCCGGACTCTTTCGGGTATTTTATTGAAAATTTTAAGCTGAAACCTTATGGCAGCCAGATTCTGAAATACGATGCCACTCCTATTTCCGCCCAACATCTTCATGAAGCCATTTTTGATATTGACACCGGAAATAAAGACCTGCAGCAATGTGCTGATGCAGCAATCCGCATGAGGGCTGAATATCTTTATAAGACAAAAAAATTTGACGAGATCAAATTTCATTTTACCAGTGGTAATCTTCTCAGCTGGAATGACTACAAAAACGGAACGAGAGCATTTGTCAATGGAAATTCGGTAAGCTTTAGAAAGACTGCTGCTTTTGATGATTCTTATCAGAGTTTCAGAAATTATCTGGATCTGATTTTTAATTATGCGGGAACTATTTCATTAAATAAAGAAACAAAACCGGTAACAAAAAATTCCGATCTTAAAACCGGAGATATTCTGATTACACCGGGAAGTCCGGGACACATTGTTTTTATTTCCGGTGTCTGCCGCAATAAGGAAGGGAAAAGATTGTTTTTATTGAGTGAAGGATTTACACCGGCACAATCTATTCATGTACTCTCCAATCCGTTTAACCCTTATTTTACACCATGGTATGACCTGGATACCGATGCTCAGGAAACTAAAACTGCACGATATTTTTTTAAACCTACAAACTTCAGAAGCTTTTAA
- a CDS encoding winged helix-turn-helix transcriptional regulator codes for METKGKAEENKICPLEVAVNTISGKWKIPIVWQINEGKKRPSEFLRGIAKVDRRVLNQQLAEMVEDGILTKQSFNEIPPRVEYTLTELGEKLVEILWQLNDWGKLLIPENEESLN; via the coding sequence ATGGAAACAAAGGGAAAAGCTGAAGAAAATAAAATTTGTCCGTTGGAAGTTGCTGTCAATACCATTAGTGGAAAGTGGAAAATTCCTATCGTCTGGCAGATCAATGAAGGGAAGAAACGTCCCAGTGAGTTTTTGCGCGGTATCGCTAAAGTAGACCGAAGAGTTCTCAATCAGCAGCTGGCTGAAATGGTTGAAGATGGCATTTTAACCAAACAGTCTTTTAATGAAATTCCTCCAAGAGTTGAGTATACATTGACAGAACTTGGTGAAAAATTGGTAGAAATCCTCTGGCAATTGAATGATTGGGGGAAATTATTGATTCCGGAGAACGAAGAGTCATTAAACTAA
- a CDS encoding DNA alkylation repair protein produces MAEKRKGARSIKDIPPDILEQLNRGEIETANLTEWLAVDQRLLLENLLLQNNRKDYLKPILENVDQLKKQTVNTINETIGMGMLNLVAKNNDDEFLLKLSVHPADLVRCWAAYTIGRNNKLKLKEKLNKIQSFASDSHFGVREICWMTVRPDISKNLKESLSFLSEWTMHDDENVRRFASESTRPRGVWCEHIDALKQNPGLGLEILKPLRSDSARYVQDSVGNWLNDASKSQPEFVVEVCDEWLRESPTKETQYIVKKALRTLKK; encoded by the coding sequence ATGGCAGAAAAACGAAAAGGAGCCCGCTCCATCAAAGATATTCCACCGGATATTTTGGAACAGCTGAACAGAGGAGAAATTGAAACCGCCAATCTTACAGAATGGCTGGCGGTAGATCAAAGGCTGCTGCTGGAAAACTTACTATTGCAGAATAATCGTAAAGATTACCTGAAGCCGATTTTAGAAAACGTAGACCAGCTGAAAAAGCAAACGGTTAATACCATTAATGAAACAATTGGAATGGGGATGCTTAATCTGGTAGCTAAAAATAATGATGATGAATTTCTTCTGAAACTGTCGGTTCATCCGGCAGATCTGGTACGTTGCTGGGCAGCTTATACCATTGGGAGAAATAATAAACTGAAACTTAAAGAAAAATTAAACAAAATTCAGTCATTCGCTTCTGATTCTCATTTTGGAGTAAGGGAAATCTGTTGGATGACCGTGCGTCCGGATATCTCCAAAAATCTTAAAGAAAGCTTATCTTTTTTATCAGAATGGACGATGCATGACGATGAGAACGTGAGACGTTTTGCCAGCGAATCTACAAGACCAAGAGGAGTCTGGTGTGAACATATTGATGCTTTAAAACAAAATCCTGGACTTGGACTGGAAATTTTAAAACCTTTACGGTCAGATTCCGCCAGATATGTGCAGGACAGTGTCGGCAATTGGCTGAATGATGCCAGTAAATCACAACCCGAGTTTGTAGTGGAAGTCTGCGATGAATGGCTTCGGGAAAGTCCGACAAAAGAAACACAGTATATCGTTAAAAAAGCTTTACGAACCCTTAAAAAGTAG
- a CDS encoding TIGR03915 family putative DNA repair protein, which produces MTTLLYDGSFDGLFTAIFEVFEYRYKDVEIVSRERFHQENIFAEIHEVITQPDKSERVLNKLEQNIGKQGVYHLLKVFLSEDPDLENLILSVVKQSIKHPEKNILENFADSDVLKISKICKSVDRERHRMTAFVRFEKMLDGVFFAKIDPDFNVLPLIRKHFHDRYQDQKWMIYDLRRNYGLLYDLDTCEFFYPDEKIDFGNYQQKFHDDEKSYQVLWQRYFTKTNIVERKNMKLHIQHVPKRYWKYLTEKW; this is translated from the coding sequence ATGACAACCCTACTCTACGATGGAAGTTTTGATGGTCTTTTCACCGCAATATTTGAAGTTTTTGAATATCGTTATAAAGATGTGGAAATTGTAAGCAGAGAAAGGTTTCATCAGGAAAATATTTTTGCTGAAATTCATGAAGTGATTACCCAACCAGACAAATCTGAAAGGGTTCTGAATAAGCTGGAACAGAATATCGGAAAACAAGGCGTTTATCACCTTTTAAAAGTGTTTTTATCAGAAGATCCGGATCTGGAAAACCTCATTTTATCTGTGGTAAAACAATCTATAAAGCATCCGGAAAAGAATATTCTTGAAAACTTTGCTGATTCTGATGTTTTAAAAATTTCAAAAATCTGCAAATCAGTGGACAGGGAAAGACACAGAATGACGGCTTTTGTCCGCTTTGAAAAAATGCTGGATGGTGTTTTTTTCGCCAAAATAGATCCTGACTTCAATGTTTTGCCTTTAATCAGAAAACATTTTCATGACCGGTATCAGGATCAGAAATGGATGATCTATGATTTGCGGAGAAACTACGGACTTCTCTATGATCTGGATACTTGTGAGTTTTTCTATCCTGATGAAAAGATTGATTTCGGGAATTATCAGCAGAAATTTCATGATGATGAAAAAAGCTATCAGGTGCTCTGGCAGCGCTATTTCACAAAAACCAATATTGTTGAACGGAAAAACATGAAACTTCATATTCAGCATGTCCCGAAAAGATACTGGAAATATCTGACTGAAAAATGGTAA
- a CDS encoding putative DNA modification/repair radical SAM protein gives MNFDRLKEKLEILADAAKYDVSCSSSGGSRKNKKGALGDSSASGICHTYTEDGRCVSLLKILLTNHCIYDCAYCVSRSSNDIKRAAFTVEEVVDLTINFYRRNYIEGLFLSSGIFKNADTTMERLVRIAKKLRMEENFNGYIHLKSIPGASDDLMQEAALYADRLSVNIEIPTESGLKLLAPEKNRQDMISPMRYIQKGIIQYQDEKKILKKVPKFAPAGQSTQMIVGATNENDLQIIKVADHFYKNFNLKRVYYSGYVPVLEDQRLPSLTTEVPMLRENRLYQSDWLMRFYGFKAEEILDPNVPFLDLEVDPKLSWALRNLHQFPVNLQTAEYQLILRIPGIGVKTAQKIVSARRFQILTMDHLKKLGAAVNRAKYFIDFSAGNVYLKYLTDKNFRKLLIGGSSSKFHNQFSQQLTLF, from the coding sequence ATGAATTTTGACCGCCTTAAAGAAAAGCTCGAAATCCTTGCTGATGCAGCGAAATATGATGTTTCCTGTTCATCGAGCGGAGGCTCTAGAAAAAATAAAAAGGGAGCTTTAGGAGACAGTTCCGCAAGTGGGATTTGCCATACTTATACTGAAGACGGAAGATGTGTTTCTCTTCTTAAAATTCTATTGACCAATCATTGCATCTACGATTGTGCTTATTGTGTTTCCAGAAGTTCTAATGATATAAAAAGAGCTGCTTTTACAGTAGAAGAAGTTGTAGATCTTACTATTAATTTTTACCGCAGAAACTATATTGAAGGATTATTTCTGAGTTCAGGAATCTTCAAAAATGCAGATACAACGATGGAGCGGCTTGTAAGAATTGCCAAAAAACTTCGTATGGAAGAGAACTTTAATGGGTATATTCATCTTAAATCTATTCCGGGAGCAAGTGATGATCTGATGCAGGAAGCGGCTTTGTATGCAGACCGGTTATCAGTAAATATTGAAATTCCTACAGAAAGCGGATTAAAATTACTGGCTCCTGAAAAAAACAGACAGGACATGATCAGTCCTATGCGCTATATTCAAAAAGGGATCATTCAGTACCAGGATGAAAAGAAAATTCTGAAGAAAGTTCCCAAATTTGCTCCGGCAGGGCAGTCTACCCAGATGATTGTGGGTGCAACCAATGAAAATGACTTACAGATCATCAAAGTTGCTGATCATTTTTACAAAAATTTTAATCTGAAAAGGGTGTATTATTCCGGTTATGTTCCGGTTTTGGAAGATCAGAGGCTGCCTTCTTTAACGACGGAAGTTCCCATGCTTCGTGAAAACCGATTGTATCAGTCGGATTGGCTGATGAGATTTTATGGTTTTAAAGCAGAAGAAATTTTAGACCCGAATGTTCCTTTCCTTGATCTGGAAGTGGATCCGAAATTAAGCTGGGCGTTACGAAATCTTCACCAATTTCCTGTTAATCTTCAGACCGCGGAATATCAGTTGATTTTAAGAATTCCGGGAATTGGAGTGAAAACAGCACAAAAGATTGTAAGTGCAAGGCGTTTTCAGATTTTAACAATGGATCATTTGAAAAAGCTTGGAGCGGCTGTCAACCGTGCAAAATACTTTATTGATTTTAGTGCCGGAAATGTCTATCTGAAATATTTAACGGATAAAAACTTCAGAAAACTGCTGATAGGTGGAAGCTCATCCAAATTTCATAATCAGTTTTCGCAACAACTTACTTTATTTTGA